A region of the Aethina tumida isolate Nest 87 chromosome 3, icAetTumi1.1, whole genome shotgun sequence genome:
ATTGTTGATAGATTAGATAATCACACAATCATTGTTACAGAATTAAAGCCATAAATTAGCTGAGAAGCATCAGTAAATCATCAAAGATAGTAcgtataagtaaataattaagttatgtTAAGGTGTTAACAAGGTCAATGTTGTAGATGGAACGTATTTATCTGTGCCCCACCGACAAGAAGTATGCCTGCTCCTGGGAGGGACAAGCTGAAGACATCTTCGAACACTTTGCCCAAGAACATGATGATTTACTCCTCCAGGAGGACAACGTACTCAAACTAGACATCAACGAAGGCTCAGAAAACAGACTAATGTTCTACAAGAACGAAATCTACTTAATACAAACCAAATTCGTTGAAGGCGACTTCAGAATTTTGTTAAGGTTTTTGGGGTTGACCAAAATAGCCAACACCATCACCTACAACGTGGTACTGAGAGCTGAGGACACCAAGGATGAGATTACCGACCTGTGCCACAAAGATGGAGCCATCGTGGTGAACACCAAAGCCCTCCCCGGCGACAAGGTCGAGTGCACCTTCAACATAACCGGCCCGGAGGAGTCCGACGACGAACCGACACCAGAGAAAATCGACGTGGTGGACGAACACGAAGAGCACGACTCCGTGGGTGACCAACTGGACTTCAAGTTCGAGAAGAAGCCCTTCACCAGGACCCAGAGCCTGAACATAGACCAACGCAGGTGCGGAGTGGTGAAAAGGAACCCCAGTTTGAATATATCCAACACCTCACCCACGCCGGTGTGCTCCAACTGTTCCCTGAAGCTGTTGCCTCCGGTGTACCTGTGCGAGGAGCTGCACGACGTGTGCTCGGACTGCTCGAGGACTCGGACGTGCTGCAGCCTGTGCGACAAGGGGATCACGCAGGTGCGCAACAAGGAGATGGAGGAGAAGTGCAGGGAGCTGATGTACAGGTGCAAGTACTCGTACAAGGGGTGCATTGAAAGCCATCCCTATCAGGACATCATCAAGCACGAAACTAATTGTGCTTTTTGTGACTACACGTGCACCATCGAGGATTGTAACTTCAGCGGGTCGCTGGGTAAGATCAAGGAGCACTTCAGGACGTTGCATGGGAGTATTAAGATGCACGAGGTGCTGATAGTTAAGTTCCCCAAGAATTCGACGATGTTCCTGGCCCACGAGAAGGGGGTGTTCTATTGTGAGTCCTTCGACAATCAACAGGCGGGGTTGACTTGGAGGGTGAGGTTTTGCGGACCCAACGGCAGGAAGTATCACATGAAGTTGCTGTTCGACAAAGCTAAAGAGGGTAAATACATGATCAAGAAGGAGAATCAGGTTTACGAGCTGACTCTGACGTGGGATGAGGCGAAGAAGATGAAGGTGAAAAACAAGTCACCTACTTTGGATATACtgctgttttaattatttattttattcgaaagttcactttaaatatattatttattttaataaaagaattgccactttatagaattttattgtaaagctttttttaaaactaaatctcatcatcttaaaaatttcttcttcaatacccacattattttgaataatactatttttataatgttttaccattatttatatgaaaatattgtgggtggttgaattttgtttattagaaACAgttctgaattatttttaatcattttattatttaaaaagttattggtGCCCCCAAAtttaaggaatttttaatattgttaagaaaaataaaatttatattattgaaagaTATGTAGAAGACATTTTTTAGCAAAATGacacattaatatattaaaaaatggtaaattttctttagaaaacttcttagaataatttattattaatctgtGAGTTGTGAATTTATTGGTGTCCCCtcattcacaaaatattattaataaaaataaaatttggactGTGAAAAGATttgtttaagatatttttcaggaaaataagacagtaaaatattgtaaaacggtatatttacttaaataaaaattcataaaattattaactgtcAATTTATaagatcaaaaattattagtgccttttcatttacaaaatatttaacgttattaataaaaatattgtgggtGATTGGATTTTGTTTAATCGACACAgttctgaattatttttaattattttattatttaaaaagttattggtGCCCCCAAATTtaaggaatatttaatatttttaagaaaaatgaaatttatattattgaaagaTATGAAGAAGACATTTTTTAACGAAATgacacaataatatattaaaaaatagtaaattttctttagaaaacttcttagaataatttattatttatttgtgagtggtgaatttatttttacctccctcattcacaaaatattcaatattattaataaaaataaaatttgaactgtgaaaaaatttgtttcaggtatttttcaggaaaataagacagtaaaatat
Encoded here:
- the LOC109604546 gene encoding uncharacterized protein LOC109604546; translation: MERIYLCPTDKKYACSWEGQAEDIFEHFAQEHDDLLLQEDNVLKLDINEGSENRLMFYKNEIYLIQTKFVEGDFRILLRFLGLTKIANTITYNVVLRAEDTKDEITDLCHKDGAIVVNTKALPGDKVECTFNITGPEESDDEPTPEKIDVVDEHEEHDSVGDQLDFKFEKKPFTRTQSLNIDQRRCGVVKRNPSLNISNTSPTPVCSNCSLKLLPPVYLCEELHDVCSDCSRTRTCCSLCDKGITQVRNKEMEEKCRELMYRCKYSYKGCIESHPYQDIIKHETNCAFCDYTCTIEDCNFSGSLGKIKEHFRTLHGSIKMHEVLIVKFPKNSTMFLAHEKGVFYCESFDNQQAGLTWRVRFCGPNGRKYHMKLLFDKAKEGKYMIKKENQVYELTLTWDEAKKMKVKNKSPTLDILLF